The Raphanus sativus cultivar WK10039 chromosome 2, ASM80110v3, whole genome shotgun sequence genome includes a region encoding these proteins:
- the LOC130506509 gene encoding uncharacterized protein LOC130506509 isoform X2, with the protein MLTAHYREIFGEPGSQLDPPGSSSGAGGSGSSDQESVPETQHFFPPIPPPMAQPQPMAQPMAQPMAQPMAPPVPPPMAPPEIPAAVHPDLMVPPTVPFSQYTVEDILGMPGRAGLPIIDPDRPDGTLWFGVDNSLATDVTETIKGYFSMAHPNWKLTPIYIRKTWFKIYAQKYHWSIGVSERVRKAFYEKAQVRLSDTVCNWKGAWIVKGYTRGKPAELTTDVWDGLIRYWKDPNSIRIANICAAARNTVDEHGNGPMLHSTGQKPHAGVRLKMAKELGRLPTLPELYERTHKNKAGQFLDGKSEQIYNNVIARVEERQTQLTQQSGDGLPVTLSTTEVDKIYEEVVPKKKGRTLGIGSVNDVPRATSSYAQRQTEEVTQLRSELGATKSRVSGLEAFIDVIASTNPEWEALLRNMKQQNPIPGESSGTHNEEDVTRRSEEFYEAMNEP; encoded by the exons atgcttactgctcactacagggagatattcggtgagcctggtagtcagttagacccgccaggttcttcttcaggtgccggcggttcaggttcttcggatcaggagtctgttcccgagactcagcatttcttccctccgattcctcctccgatggctcagcctcagccgatggctcagccgatggctcagccgatggctcagccgatggctcctccggtgcctcctccgatggctcctcctgagatccccgccgctgttcatcccgatctcatggtgccacctactgttcccttctcgcagtacactgtcgaggatattcttggtatgccaggcagagctggtttaccaatcatagaccccgacagacccgacgggactttatg gtttggggttgacaattcccttgcgacagatgtaaccgagacgattaaaggttacttctccatggcgcatccaaactggaaattgacgccgatctacatccgaaagacgtggttcaagatttacgct caaaagtatcattggtccatcggggtcagtgagagagtgaggaaggcgttttacgaaaaggcgcaagttcgcttgtcggacacggtttgcaactggaagggtgcctggatcgtcaaggggtacacccgtggcaaacccgctgagcttaccacggatgtttgggacggcctcatccgttactggaaggatcctaactccattaggatcgcaaacatttgtgctgccgcccgtaacacggtagacgagcacggtaacggcccgatgctacactctacgggccaaaaaccacatgccggtgtccgtttgaaaatg gccaaagagttgggacgtctcccgactcttccggaactttacgagcggacccacaaaaacaaggcgggccagtttttagatggcaagtccgagcaaatctacaacaacgtaattgctcgggttgaggagcgccagactcagctgacccagcagtccggcgacggattaccagttaccttatccacaactgaagtggataagatttacgaggag gttgtccctaagaaaaagggacgtacgttggggatcggttccgtcaatgatgtcccgagagcgacatcatcttatgctcagagacagaccgaagaagtcactcagttgcgttccgagctgggcgcgaccaaaagccgtgtgagtggactcgaagccttcatcgacgttatagcgtccacaaatccggaatgggaagctttgttgaggaacatgaaacaacaaaatcccattccaggcgagtcatcgggcacacataacgaggaggatgttacgaggaggagcgaggaattctacgaggcgatgaacgagccttag
- the LOC130506509 gene encoding uncharacterized protein LOC130506509 isoform X1 yields MVRQRMLTAHYREIFGEPGSQLDPPGSSSGAGGSGSSDQESVPETQHFFPPIPPPMAQPQPMAQPMAQPMAQPMAPPVPPPMAPPEIPAAVHPDLMVPPTVPFSQYTVEDILGMPGRAGLPIIDPDRPDGTLWFGVDNSLATDVTETIKGYFSMAHPNWKLTPIYIRKTWFKIYAQKYHWSIGVSERVRKAFYEKAQVRLSDTVCNWKGAWIVKGYTRGKPAELTTDVWDGLIRYWKDPNSIRIANICAAARNTVDEHGNGPMLHSTGQKPHAGVRLKMAKELGRLPTLPELYERTHKNKAGQFLDGKSEQIYNNVIARVEERQTQLTQQSGDGLPVTLSTTEVDKIYEEVVPKKKGRTLGIGSVNDVPRATSSYAQRQTEEVTQLRSELGATKSRVSGLEAFIDVIASTNPEWEALLRNMKQQNPIPGESSGTHNEEDVTRRSEEFYEAMNEP; encoded by the exons atg gttcgccagcgcatgcttactgctcactacagggagatattcggtgagcctggtagtcagttagacccgccaggttcttcttcaggtgccggcggttcaggttcttcggatcaggagtctgttcccgagactcagcatttcttccctccgattcctcctccgatggctcagcctcagccgatggctcagccgatggctcagccgatggctcagccgatggctcctccggtgcctcctccgatggctcctcctgagatccccgccgctgttcatcccgatctcatggtgccacctactgttcccttctcgcagtacactgtcgaggatattcttggtatgccaggcagagctggtttaccaatcatagaccccgacagacccgacgggactttatg gtttggggttgacaattcccttgcgacagatgtaaccgagacgattaaaggttacttctccatggcgcatccaaactggaaattgacgccgatctacatccgaaagacgtggttcaagatttacgct caaaagtatcattggtccatcggggtcagtgagagagtgaggaaggcgttttacgaaaaggcgcaagttcgcttgtcggacacggtttgcaactggaagggtgcctggatcgtcaaggggtacacccgtggcaaacccgctgagcttaccacggatgtttgggacggcctcatccgttactggaaggatcctaactccattaggatcgcaaacatttgtgctgccgcccgtaacacggtagacgagcacggtaacggcccgatgctacactctacgggccaaaaaccacatgccggtgtccgtttgaaaatg gccaaagagttgggacgtctcccgactcttccggaactttacgagcggacccacaaaaacaaggcgggccagtttttagatggcaagtccgagcaaatctacaacaacgtaattgctcgggttgaggagcgccagactcagctgacccagcagtccggcgacggattaccagttaccttatccacaactgaagtggataagatttacgaggag gttgtccctaagaaaaagggacgtacgttggggatcggttccgtcaatgatgtcccgagagcgacatcatcttatgctcagagacagaccgaagaagtcactcagttgcgttccgagctgggcgcgaccaaaagccgtgtgagtggactcgaagccttcatcgacgttatagcgtccacaaatccggaatgggaagctttgttgaggaacatgaaacaacaaaatcccattccaggcgagtcatcgggcacacataacgaggaggatgttacgaggaggagcgaggaattctacgaggcgatgaacgagccttag
- the LOC130506500 gene encoding uncharacterized protein LOC130506500 has translation MKSHDCHVFMQRLLPFAFAELLPTNVHEALAGIGAFFRDLSTRTLKVEVVEQLQENIPILLCNLEKIFPPGFFDVMEHLAVHLPYEALLRGPVHYGWMYQYERAMKYLKGKAKNLAKVEGSIIAGSLTEETSHFTSYYFASKVRTRKRAPRRYDDGGVAPTYAVAGVPDIFSQIGRLGGKSKEVWWSSEEDAHSAHTYILLNCEDPLIRYFESLFVSQVEETFPGISTTDVDKRKDQHFIKWLKSQVDFDDDADYPKWLHEVIQSPHVKVTTSQMYFTRGYTFHTYEYGRQRATSNYGICVKGETDFYGILTEIIEVEFPGILKLKCVLFKCEWFDPVVNRGVRFNKFGVVDVNGGRRYNKFEPFILASQADQVSYLPYPRMRESGINWLSVIKVTPRGRIISGEEPPLQEEQINEVEEPEQQIDDILLIDPHNHEYEDLTDDGTDEAVEDEFNENDDVSSDDENVSD, from the exons atgaagagtcatgactgtcatgtctttatgcaacgactacttccctttgcttttgcggagctacttcctacaaacgtacatgaagcacttgcag gcattggagcatttttcagggatctgagcacccgcacccttaaagtagaagtcgtggaacagcttcaagagaacattcccatcttattgtgcaacttggagaagatatttcctcctgggttttttgacgtaatggagcatctagctgtccaccttccatatgaggcattgcttcgtggacctgtacattacggatggatgtatcagtatgagcgagccatgaaatatttgaagggaaaagcaaagaaccttgcaaaggttgaaggttctataattgctggaagtttgacggaagaaacttctcacttcacatcgtactactttgcgtcaaaagtacgtactcggaaaagagctccaaggagatatgatgatggtggtgtcgcgccaacatacgcagttgctggtgttccagacatctttagccagattgggcgactgggtggaaaatcaaaagaggtttggtggtcgagtgaagaagacgctcatagtgcacacacctatattctacttaattgtgaggatccattgattcgttattttgaaag cctatttgtttcacaagtcgaagaaacattccctggtatatccacaactgacgtagacaaaaggaaagatcaacactttataaaatggttgaagagtcag gttgattttgacgacgatgcagattatcctaagtggttacatgaagtaattcaatctccacatgtaaaggtcaccacttcacagatgtatttcacacgaggctatacttttcacacatatgagtatggtagacagcgggcaaccagtaactatggaatatgtgtgaaaggggaaaccgatttctacggtatcttgacagagattatcgaagtggaatttccagggatattgaagctgaaatgcgtcctcttcaaatgtgagtggttcgaccccgtcgtcaacagaggtgttcggtttaacaaattcggtgtagttgatgtcaatggtggaagaag gtacaacaaattcgagcctttcatcttagcttcacaagcagatcaagttagctaccttccataccctcggatgagagaatcgggaataaattggttatccgtgatcaaagttacacctcgaggacgaatcataagtggagaagaaccaccattgcaagaagaacagataaatgaagtcgaggaacctgaacaacaaattgatgacattcttctcattgatccgcataatcatgagtatgaagatcttaccgacgatggcacagatgaagctgttgaagacgagtttaatgaaaatgatgatgtttctagtgatgacgaaaatgtatctgattga
- the LOC108842099 gene encoding uncharacterized acetyltransferase At3g50280-like, translating to MTVVVLISSSIVRPVNTSPSGQTKIHLTPFDLTNLHIDYPQRGLLFPKPNPDFHLISRLKASLTLALEIYFPLAGRLARVENLEDNTVSFFIDCDGSGARFHHAEAKTISVSDLIQPGGSVPDFTKYFFPADDFKSSDGVTEPLLVVQVTEMKDGVFISYCYNHLVADGVSMWGFINTWSKICSSGTISGHKPLVLKRWFLEGISYPIHIPVSEAERPPPSRELSSELPVTKDWVFHFTKKNISDLKATANREVGSSDITISSLQAVTAHMWRSIIRHSGLSGEGEARCKVVVDVRRRVNPPLEKDCFGNMIYIQPAIATVEELLNRGLGWGALQINKLVNSQTNENCKTFAEDWARNVKNLKRGVGSRIVGDSVLVASSPRFEVYNNDFGWGKPVAVRAGPGNDINGKLVLFPGIDEGSIDVQTTLWSHVLVNLLADVEFLEHVTTMV from the coding sequence ATGACAGTAGTAGTTCTGATCTCGTCAAGCATTGTTCGACCCGTAAACACCAGCCCATCGGGTCAAACTAAGATCCATCTTACTCCATTTGATCTCACTAATCTTCACATCGACTATCCTCAAAGAGGTCTTCTCTTTCCCAAACCCAATCCTGACTTCCACCTCATCTCTCGGCTAAAGGCTTCTCTCACTCTAGCCTTGGAGATATACTTCCCTTTAGCTGGTCGTCTTGCAAGAGTTGAGAATCTTGAAGACAACACGGTGTCGTTTTTCATAGACTGCGATGGCTCTGGAGCAAGGTTTCACCACGCCGAAGCTAAAACCATCTCGGTGAGCGACCTTATTCAACCTGGTGGTTCTGTTCCTGATTTCACAAAGTACTTCTTCCCCGCTGACGATTTCAAGAGCAGCGACGGAGTTACGGAGCCCTTGCTTGTCGTACAAGTCACCGAGATGAAAGACGGTGTCTTTATCAGTTACTGTTACAACCACTTGGTGGCGGACGGTGTTTCCATGTGGGGTTTCATCAACACATGGTCCAAGATTTGCTCGAGTGGCACAATCTCCGGACACAAGCCTCTCGTTCTCAAAAGATGGTTCCTGGAGGGGATCAGTTACCCTATCCATATCCCTGTTTCAGAGGCGGAGAGGCCACCACCAAGCCGCGAACTTTCTTCGGAGTTGCCCGTTACAAAAGATTGGGTTTTTCATTTCACAAAGAAGAATATTTCAGATCTTAAAGCTACAGCCAACCGCGAGGTTGGCTCAAGTGACATAACCATCTCTTCTCTTCAAGCGGTTACGGCTCATATGTGGCGGTCAATCATCAGACACAGTGGCCTAAGCGGAGAAGGAGAGGCGCGTTGCAAAGTTGTGGTGGACGTAAGGCGGAGGGTAAACCCTCCACTTGAGAAAGATTGTTTTGGgaatatgatatatattcaACCAGCCATAGCCACCGTGGAAGAGCTGCTTAATCGTGGCTTGGGTTGGGGTGCCctgcaaataaataaattagtgaacTCGCAAACGAATGAAAACTGTAAAACGTTTGCAGAGGATTGGGCGAGAAATGTGAAGAACCTCAAAAGAGGTGTTGGGAGTAGAATAGTTGGTGATTCTGTACTTGTCGCTAGCTCTCCCCGGTTCGAGGTGTATAACAACGATTTTGGTTGGGGGAAACCGGTTGCAGTTCGAGCTGGACCGGGAAATGATATCAATGGCAAACTTGTACTTTTTCCGGGAATAGATGAAGGAAGTATTGATGTTCAGACAACACTATGGTCTCATGTACTAGTGAATCTACTAGCTGATGTTGAATTTTTAGAGCATGTGACTACTATGGTCTGA
- the LOC130508589 gene encoding uncharacterized protein LOC130508589: MGSFHHLRSTHRADIKGKGILYEDHDGPIQLDDQEDSHTIREYRMSLIGKVLSPSMSLIGKIISELHNEGHIGRDLTLQLVASSYFWPTLRRDVERFVARCRICQHAKERATNAGLYFPLPVPTQPWTEMTDAVIVAVLFFREIYRLHGLPSLIVSDRDTRFLSHFWRSL, encoded by the exons ATGGGCTCATTCCATCATCTCAGATCTACTCATAGGGCAGACATCAAGGGGAAAGGAATCCTCTATGAGGATCATGACGGTCCAATCCAGCTGGATGATCAAGAAGACTCCCACACAATAAGAGAGTATCGTATGTCTCTCATTGGAAAGGTTCTTAGTCCTAGTATGTCTCTCATTGGAAAG ATCATCAGTGAGCTACACAATGAGGGGCATATTGGTAGAGATCTCACCCTCCAGCTAGTGGCGTCGTCTTACTTCTGGCCTACGCTTCGTCGAGATGTTGAGCGTTTTGTGGCTCGCTGCAGAATCTGCCAACACGCGAAAGAGAGAGCGACCAACGCAGGTCTCTACTTCCCTCTTCCAGTTCCCACACAACCATGGACGGAA ATGACAGACGCGGTTATTGTGGCTGTTCTTTTCTTTCGCGAAATCTATCGTCTACACGGGTTACCTTCGTTAATTGTTTCAGACAGAGATACTCGATTTCTTAGTCACTTTTGGCGTTCTCTTTAG
- the LOC108841049 gene encoding transcription factor HEC2 produces the protein MDNSDMLMNMMMQQMEKLPDQFSNTNPNPNSHNIMMLSESSTHPFFFNPNHTHLPLLDPNLTHHHHQSGLSFRYAPSTSSSLPDKRGGGGDNANMAAMREMIFRIAVMQPIHIDPESVKPPKRKNVRISKDPQSVAARHRRERISERIRILQRLVPGGTKMDTASMLDEAIHYVKFLKKQVQSLEEHAVVNGGGMASAQPGVGGGYGGKGGCGTMRSDHHQMLGNAQILR, from the coding sequence atggaTAACTCCGACATGCTAATGAACATGATGATGCAGCAAATGGAGAAGCTTCCTGATCAGTTCTCTAAcacaaaccctaaccctaattCCCATAACATCATGATGCTCTCCGAATCCAGCACTCACCCGTTCTTCTTCAACCCCAACCATACTCATCTCCCACTACTTGACCCAAACCTcactcaccaccaccaccaatcCGGTTTAAGTTTCCGGTATGCCCCTTCCACTTCATCATCTCTCCCGGAcaaaagaggaggaggaggcgatAACGCTAACATGGCGGCGATGCGAGAGATGATCTTTCGAATAGCCGTGATGCAACCGATACATATTGATCCGGAATCTGTGAAGCCACCGAAGAGGAAGAACGTGAGGATCTCTAAAGATCCACAGAGCGTGGCGGCTCGACATCGGAGGGAGAGAATAAGCGAACGCATTCGGATTCTTCAACGGCTTGTTCCCGGCGGGACCAAGATGGATACTGCTTCGATGCTCGATGAGGCTATCCATTACGTTAAGTTTCTCAAGAAGCAAGTGCAGTCGCTAGAGGAGCATGCGGTGGTTAACGGTGGAGGAATGGCTTCAGCACAGCCTGGTGTTGGTGGAGGATATGGTGGAAAAGGAGGGTGTGGGACCATGCGGTCTGATCATCACCAGATGCTTGGAAATGCACAGATTCTTAGATga